The following coding sequences are from one Acidobacteriota bacterium window:
- the recO gene encoding DNA repair protein RecO codes for MPLYSAEALVLRTYRLGEADRIVVFLTRDRGKKRGVAKGARRSRSRFAAALEPLSRVHVAYFEREQRELVSLNFAELVRSPFGAADPEALGYVGYFAELIDEWAPEAHADERLFRLGAAMVDALERPVPIVRLARYFEYWLLRLQGVYPGVSVCDRCAAALADRGAWMARAEHAFVCARCTPSPAPPDLAPAALGFLRAAATLPPERLGDLPLSEQAARELEAVHRSLIAQHLEREPRSARVVRATAP; via the coding sequence ATGCCCCTCTACAGCGCCGAGGCGCTCGTGCTCCGGACGTATCGGCTCGGCGAGGCCGACCGCATCGTGGTCTTCCTCACGCGCGACCGGGGCAAGAAGCGTGGCGTGGCGAAGGGCGCCCGGCGGTCGCGGTCGCGGTTTGCCGCAGCGCTCGAGCCGCTCAGCCGGGTGCACGTGGCGTATTTCGAGCGCGAGCAGCGCGAGCTGGTCAGCCTGAACTTCGCCGAGCTCGTGCGCTCGCCGTTCGGGGCGGCCGACCCCGAGGCGCTCGGCTACGTGGGGTACTTCGCGGAGCTCATCGACGAGTGGGCGCCGGAGGCGCACGCCGACGAGCGGCTCTTCAGGCTCGGGGCGGCCATGGTGGACGCGCTGGAGCGGCCGGTGCCCATCGTGCGACTGGCCCGCTACTTCGAGTACTGGCTGTTGCGGCTGCAGGGGGTGTATCCGGGCGTCTCGGTGTGTGACCGCTGCGCGGCCGCGCTGGCCGACCGTGGGGCGTGGATGGCGAGGGCCGAGCACGCGTTCGTCTGCGCGCGCTGCACGCCGTCGCCGGCCCCGCCGGACCTGGCGCCCGCGGCGCTCGGGTTCCTGAGGGCCGCCGCGACCCTGCCGCCCGAGCGGCTCGGGGACCTTCCGCTCTCCGAGCAGGCCGCGCGCGAGCTCGAAGCGGTACACCGGTCGCTCATCGCGCAGCATCTCGAGCGCGAGCCGCGATCGGCGCGCGTGGTGCGGGCGACGGCTCCGTGA
- a CDS encoding glycine--tRNA ligase subunit alpha, which yields MTLQDLVFRLSEYWGSQGCLIQQPLDLEVGAGTMSPETFLRVLGPQHWNVAYVQPSRRPADGRFGENPNRLFKHHQFQVILKPAPDEVQHLYLQSLEACGIDTRAHDVRFEEDNWESPTLGAWGIGWQVMFDGLEITQFTYFQQAGGMELAPVSAELTYGLERLAMVLQRVDNVYDLEWAPGVRYGEVRLRDEVEQSKYAFGQVVMPHAEFAAFHRDLFDRHYGFAEMLLASDLVLPALEHCLKCSHLFNVLDASGGIGVTERTAYILRVRQLAVGIARRYAEPRAPAVDAEASQS from the coding sequence GTGACACTCCAGGACCTCGTCTTCAGGCTCTCGGAATACTGGGGCAGCCAGGGCTGCCTCATTCAGCAGCCGCTCGATCTCGAGGTGGGCGCCGGCACGATGTCACCCGAGACGTTCCTGCGCGTGCTCGGTCCGCAGCACTGGAACGTCGCCTACGTCCAGCCGTCGCGCCGGCCGGCCGACGGACGGTTCGGCGAGAACCCGAACCGCCTGTTCAAGCACCACCAGTTCCAGGTGATCCTGAAGCCCGCGCCCGATGAGGTGCAGCACCTGTACCTCCAGAGCCTCGAGGCCTGCGGGATCGACACGCGCGCTCACGACGTCCGCTTCGAGGAGGACAACTGGGAGTCGCCCACGCTCGGCGCCTGGGGCATCGGCTGGCAGGTCATGTTCGACGGGCTCGAGATCACGCAGTTCACCTACTTCCAGCAGGCGGGCGGGATGGAGCTGGCGCCCGTGTCGGCCGAGCTGACCTACGGCCTCGAGCGACTGGCCATGGTGCTCCAGCGGGTCGACAACGTGTACGACCTCGAGTGGGCGCCCGGGGTGCGCTACGGCGAGGTGCGGCTGCGCGACGAGGTCGAGCAGTCGAAGTACGCGTTCGGCCAGGTCGTCATGCCGCACGCCGAGTTCGCGGCCTTCCACCGCGACCTCTTCGACCGGCACTACGGCTTCGCCGAGATGCTGCTCGCCTCCGACCTCGTGCTGCCCGCGCTCGAGCACTGCCTGAAGTGCTCGCACCTGTTCAACGTGCTCGATGCGAGCGGCGGGATCGGGGTCACCGAGCGCACGGCCTACATCCTCAGGGTCCGCCAGCTCGCCGTCGGGATCGCGCGCCGGTACGCCGAGCCTCGGGCCCCCGCCGTCGACGCCGAGGCGAGCCAGTCGTGA
- the glyS gene encoding glycine--tRNA ligase subunit beta, giving the protein MERELLIEIGCEELPASWLAPLTAQLGDHLGARLREFRLEADAPVEAFSTPRRLTVFVSRIAERQTDLEETITGPPVSAATTADGSPTPAALGFARKHGVEVADLARVDTPKGAYLAFQKRHRGKTAVDVLPDLLAATLRDLAFPKMMSWDAWLDDGRGAFPFGRPIRWLLFLYGGRVVPFTIRRTTLAASSVVQDVRSGAVTYGHRFLTTSGRPGRAIKVRSFADYRSRLAENCVVLDRRERHDRLARELDAHARRLGGRVYHAAASQRGLLDEVANLVEYPAVVAGTFAPEFLDLPEEVLTTTMIHHQHNFPIVDDGGALMPAFLAVTNIEVDHPKKIAVNAERVLAARLRDARFFWEADRAQGLEARLPRLETILFHKRLGSYRQKADRVATLATWLAGDVFGVASAVAPARRAGLLAKVDLATDMVREFTELQGTMGGIYARAEGESEAVWKAIALHYLPVGVEATLPPSREQLGAAAVTWAALALADKLDSVVGLFAAGERPTGTRDPFGIRRQLQGALKLLVDLPETTGLDVAVGIGRLTARAASLVPDAGSGAFNEDLLGFVRDRLRHLFGQRGFRPDEIEAALGARADDLAPLEVRRRLEALRTMRASTDFEALAALFKRVKNIAREVSAAPLAEYPTALERDVLTEDAERALVAEFDDRAPRIEAALSSGDLTGAMAEASKFRASVDRFFTEVFVMVDDERLRASRLMLMVLLRDLVLGIADISQLAATTE; this is encoded by the coding sequence ATGGAACGTGAACTGTTGATCGAGATTGGCTGCGAGGAACTTCCGGCGAGCTGGCTGGCGCCGCTCACCGCGCAGCTCGGCGACCACCTGGGGGCCCGGCTCCGCGAGTTCCGCCTCGAGGCCGACGCCCCGGTCGAGGCGTTCTCGACGCCGCGCCGGCTCACGGTCTTCGTCTCCCGCATCGCCGAGCGGCAGACCGACCTCGAGGAGACGATCACGGGGCCGCCCGTGTCGGCGGCGACCACGGCCGACGGCAGCCCGACGCCGGCGGCGCTGGGGTTCGCGCGGAAGCACGGCGTCGAGGTCGCCGACCTCGCCAGGGTCGACACGCCCAAGGGCGCCTACCTGGCGTTCCAGAAGCGGCATCGCGGGAAGACGGCGGTCGACGTGCTGCCCGACCTGCTGGCGGCGACGCTTCGCGACCTGGCGTTCCCGAAGATGATGTCGTGGGACGCGTGGCTCGACGACGGCCGAGGCGCGTTCCCCTTCGGCCGGCCGATCCGCTGGCTGCTGTTCCTGTACGGCGGGCGCGTCGTGCCCTTCACCATCAGGCGGACGACGCTCGCCGCCTCGTCAGTGGTGCAGGACGTCCGCTCGGGCGCGGTGACCTACGGGCACCGCTTCCTGACGACCAGCGGGCGTCCGGGGCGGGCCATCAAGGTGCGAAGCTTCGCCGACTACCGGTCGCGGCTGGCGGAGAACTGCGTCGTGCTCGACCGGCGCGAGCGGCACGACCGCCTGGCCCGCGAGCTCGACGCGCACGCCCGGCGCCTCGGTGGCCGTGTCTATCACGCCGCCGCCAGCCAGCGCGGGCTGCTCGACGAGGTCGCCAACCTGGTCGAGTACCCGGCGGTGGTGGCCGGCACCTTCGCGCCGGAATTCCTCGATCTTCCGGAAGAGGTGCTGACGACCACGATGATTCATCACCAGCACAACTTCCCGATCGTCGACGACGGCGGTGCGCTGATGCCGGCGTTTCTCGCCGTCACCAACATCGAGGTGGACCACCCCAAGAAGATCGCCGTGAACGCCGAGCGGGTGCTGGCCGCCCGCCTGCGCGACGCGCGGTTCTTCTGGGAGGCCGACCGGGCGCAGGGGCTCGAGGCCAGGCTGCCCCGCCTCGAGACGATCCTGTTCCACAAGCGGCTCGGGAGTTACCGCCAGAAGGCCGATCGCGTGGCGACGCTGGCCACGTGGCTGGCCGGCGACGTGTTCGGCGTGGCCTCGGCCGTGGCGCCGGCTCGTCGCGCCGGGCTGCTCGCCAAGGTCGACCTGGCAACCGACATGGTGCGCGAGTTCACCGAGCTGCAGGGCACGATGGGGGGCATTTACGCCCGCGCAGAGGGCGAGTCCGAAGCGGTCTGGAAGGCCATCGCCCTCCACTACCTGCCCGTCGGCGTCGAAGCGACCCTGCCGCCGTCGCGTGAGCAGCTCGGAGCCGCAGCGGTGACGTGGGCCGCCCTCGCGCTTGCCGACAAGCTCGACTCGGTCGTGGGGCTCTTCGCGGCGGGCGAGCGCCCGACCGGGACGCGCGATCCGTTCGGCATCCGGCGGCAGCTCCAGGGCGCCCTGAAGCTGCTCGTCGACCTGCCCGAAACGACCGGGCTCGACGTCGCCGTTGGCATCGGGCGGCTGACGGCGCGGGCGGCCTCGCTCGTGCCCGATGCTGGTTCCGGGGCGTTCAACGAGGACCTGCTCGGGTTCGTCCGCGACCGGTTGCGTCACCTGTTCGGGCAGCGCGGGTTCCGCCCGGACGAGATCGAGGCCGCGCTCGGGGCACGGGCGGACGACCTCGCGCCGCTCGAGGTGCGGCGCCGCCTCGAGGCGCTGCGAACGATGCGGGCGTCTACCGACTTCGAAGCGCTCGCCGCGCTCTTCAAGCGCGTCAAGAACATCGCCCGCGAGGTGAGCGCGGCCCCGCTTGCCGAGTACCCGACCGCGCTCGAGCGCGACGTCCTGACCGAGGACGCCGAGCGGGCGCTCGTGGCCGAGTTCGACGATCGCGCCCCGCGCATCGAGGCGGCGCTCTCGAGCGGCGACTTGACCGGCGCCATGGCCGAGGCGTCGAAGTTCCGGGCGAGCGTCGACCGGTTCTTCACCGAGGTCTTCGTGATGGTCGACGACGAGCGCCTCAGGGCGTCGCGCCTGATGCTGATGGTGCTGCTCCGCGACCTGGTGCTCGGCATCGCCGACATCTCGCAACTGGCTGCCACGACCGAGTGA
- the ppdK gene encoding pyruvate, phosphate dikinase, protein MAKKATRTTSVKAKKKTATKTAKKAAPPARAATTARAAKKPGGRAPSKKAPAKKAPAKRASAKPKKYVYFFGGGKADGDRTMKDLLGGKGANLAEMTNAGLPVPPGFTISTEACNLWYDAGRALPQAIEDEMLGHVRRLEKIAGAEFGSTANPLLVSVRSGAKFSMPGMMDTILNLGLNDAAVEGLKARTGNGRFAFDSYRRFIQMFGNVVLEIGKDKFEHEFDEVKKAKGVKADTDLTEEALREVVERYKGVVKKASRHAFPQDPFEQLRMSRDAVFRSWNNPRAISYRRIYEIPDHIGTAVNVQLMVFGNTGDRSATGVGFTRNPATGAKEFFGEFLVNAQGEDVVAGIRTPQPITELEQVLPKAYKELRAITTRLEKHYKDVQDFEFTIEDETLYMLQTRNGKRTGYAAVVIATDLVAERLITPQEALLQVEPMALTQLLAPVFDPADWKKLPVATRGLPASPGAASGQVVFTADHAVAWAQQGRKVLLVRKETVPDDIHGMEVAQGVLTATGGMTSHAAVVGRQMGKPSVVGAGAIHVEEAAQRFSVDGQVVKEGEWVSFDGLTGEVKVGQAATRPSEILQVLAGQMSPDDSDIYRRFMKLLTWADKVRTLGIRANADQPDQAELAYAFGARGIGLCRTEHMFFGEGRIEKVQRMILADNEADRRAALAELLPLQRDDFYGVFKAMHGEPVTIRTIDPPLHEFLPKREDLMVEIARLEAAGGSADLLAEKQALLRRVEQLHEFNPMLGHRGVRLGITYPEITEMQARAIFEAACQLAKEGIKVMPEVMIPLVGLVKELRDQKAIVEQVATQVMKEQKVRVKYLVGTMIEVPRGAVTADEVADAAQFFSFGTNDLTQLTFGFSRDDAGKFLSIYQERKILERDPFQSIDTVGVGALVAMAVERGRQTRPDIKLGVCGEHGGDPSSIHFFHKVGLNYVSASPYRVPVARLAAAHAALNVKVGD, encoded by the coding sequence ATGGCCAAGAAGGCGACACGAACGACATCGGTGAAGGCGAAGAAGAAGACGGCGACGAAGACGGCGAAGAAGGCGGCGCCACCCGCGCGCGCGGCGACCACGGCGAGGGCCGCGAAGAAGCCGGGCGGGAGAGCCCCGTCGAAGAAGGCGCCGGCAAAGAAAGCGCCGGCGAAGAGGGCCTCGGCGAAGCCGAAGAAGTACGTCTACTTCTTCGGGGGCGGCAAGGCCGACGGCGACCGGACCATGAAGGACCTGCTCGGCGGCAAGGGCGCGAACCTCGCCGAGATGACCAACGCCGGCCTGCCCGTGCCGCCGGGCTTCACCATCTCCACCGAGGCCTGCAACCTCTGGTACGACGCGGGCCGCGCGCTGCCGCAGGCCATCGAGGACGAGATGCTGGGCCACGTCCGCCGGCTCGAGAAGATCGCGGGTGCGGAGTTCGGCTCGACGGCCAACCCGCTGCTCGTGTCGGTGCGGTCGGGCGCGAAGTTCTCGATGCCCGGCATGATGGACACGATTCTCAACCTCGGCCTGAACGACGCCGCCGTCGAGGGGCTGAAGGCGCGCACCGGCAACGGCCGCTTCGCCTTCGACAGCTACCGCCGCTTCATCCAGATGTTCGGCAACGTCGTGCTCGAGATCGGCAAGGACAAGTTCGAGCACGAGTTCGACGAAGTCAAGAAGGCGAAGGGCGTCAAGGCCGACACCGACCTGACCGAGGAGGCGCTGCGCGAGGTGGTGGAGCGGTACAAGGGCGTCGTGAAGAAGGCGAGCCGCCACGCGTTCCCCCAGGATCCCTTCGAGCAGCTGCGCATGTCGCGCGACGCGGTGTTCCGCTCGTGGAACAACCCGCGTGCGATCTCGTACCGCCGCATCTACGAGATCCCCGACCACATCGGGACCGCCGTCAACGTGCAGCTCATGGTCTTCGGCAATACCGGGGATCGCTCGGCCACGGGCGTGGGGTTCACGCGCAACCCGGCCACGGGCGCGAAGGAGTTCTTCGGCGAGTTCCTCGTCAACGCGCAGGGCGAGGACGTCGTCGCGGGCATCCGCACGCCGCAGCCCATCACCGAGCTCGAGCAGGTGCTGCCGAAGGCCTACAAGGAGCTGCGGGCGATCACCACGCGCCTCGAGAAGCACTACAAGGACGTGCAGGACTTCGAGTTCACCATCGAGGACGAGACGCTCTACATGCTCCAGACCCGCAACGGCAAGCGCACCGGCTACGCGGCGGTCGTCATTGCGACCGACCTCGTGGCCGAGCGGCTCATCACGCCGCAGGAGGCGCTGCTGCAGGTCGAGCCGATGGCGCTCACCCAGCTGCTGGCCCCGGTCTTCGACCCGGCCGACTGGAAGAAGCTGCCCGTCGCGACGCGCGGCCTGCCGGCCTCGCCCGGCGCGGCGTCGGGCCAGGTGGTCTTCACGGCCGATCACGCCGTGGCGTGGGCGCAGCAGGGGCGCAAGGTGCTGCTCGTCCGCAAGGAGACGGTGCCCGATGACATCCACGGCATGGAGGTGGCGCAGGGCGTGCTGACCGCGACGGGCGGCATGACGTCGCACGCCGCGGTCGTCGGCCGGCAGATGGGCAAGCCCTCGGTGGTGGGCGCCGGCGCCATCCACGTCGAGGAGGCCGCGCAGCGCTTCAGCGTCGACGGCCAGGTCGTCAAGGAAGGCGAGTGGGTGTCGTTCGACGGCCTCACCGGCGAGGTGAAGGTCGGGCAGGCGGCCACCAGGCCGAGCGAGATCCTCCAGGTGCTCGCCGGGCAGATGTCGCCGGACGACTCCGACATCTACCGGCGCTTCATGAAGCTGCTCACGTGGGCCGACAAGGTGCGCACGCTCGGCATCCGCGCCAATGCCGACCAGCCCGACCAGGCCGAGCTCGCCTACGCCTTCGGCGCGCGGGGCATCGGCCTCTGCCGCACCGAGCACATGTTCTTCGGCGAGGGGCGCATCGAGAAGGTGCAGCGCATGATCCTGGCCGACAACGAGGCCGATCGGCGCGCGGCGCTCGCGGAGCTGCTGCCGCTGCAGCGCGACGACTTCTACGGCGTCTTCAAGGCGATGCACGGCGAGCCGGTGACCATCCGGACCATCGACCCGCCGCTCCACGAGTTCCTGCCGAAGCGCGAGGACCTCATGGTGGAGATCGCCCGGCTCGAGGCCGCCGGCGGCTCCGCCGATCTGCTGGCCGAGAAGCAGGCGCTGCTGCGCCGGGTCGAGCAGCTCCACGAGTTCAACCCGATGCTCGGCCACCGCGGCGTGCGCCTGGGCATCACCTACCCGGAGATCACCGAGATGCAGGCGCGCGCCATCTTCGAGGCGGCCTGCCAGCTCGCGAAGGAGGGCATCAAAGTGATGCCCGAGGTCATGATTCCGCTCGTGGGCCTCGTCAAGGAGCTGCGCGACCAGAAGGCCATCGTCGAGCAGGTGGCCACGCAGGTGATGAAGGAGCAGAAGGTCAGGGTGAAGTACCTCGTCGGGACGATGATCGAGGTCCCGCGCGGGGCGGTCACCGCCGACGAGGTGGCCGACGCGGCGCAGTTCTTCTCGTTCGGCACCAACGACCTCACGCAGCTCACGTTCGGCTTCTCGCGCGACGATGCCGGGAAGTTCCTGAGCATCTACCAGGAGCGCAAGATCCTCGAGCGCGATCCGTTCCAGTCGATCGACACGGTGGGTGTGGGCGCGCTCGTCGCCATGGCCGTCGAGAGGGGCCGGCAGACGCGTCCCGACATCAAGCTCGGCGTGTGCGGCGAGCACGGCGGCGACCCCTCGTCGATTCACTTCTTCCACAAGGTGGGGCTCAACTACGTGTCGGCCTCGCCCTACCGCGTGCCCGTCGCCCGGCTGGCGGCGGCCCACGCGGCTCTGAACGTCAAGGTCGGTGATTGA
- a CDS encoding magnesium transporter CorA family protein, which produces MHRDGRTEPVDRLDAAWLRPESGALVWADLLQPGPDEARVLREVFGLHELAVEDALETVHHPKIETYDGSLYIVLHGIDFRPEAHGFATHDIDFFLSPRLLVTVHDGRRRSIGHVFDLALRNPFVLAEGPVRLLHRIVDTLVDHYRPEIDALEERLDDLEQRVLERPNDTVTADILEAKRDITSLRRVVVPQRDIVGRLARREFDQIDQEMAYRFRDVHDQLVRMADDAIIFQDRVTGILDAHLASVSNRLGQVSKLVAVIATLFGPLTVITGLYGMNVQLPVLPGGEDAQFWWVLLLMASASTAMYGWFRRSGWL; this is translated from the coding sequence GTGCATCGGGACGGTCGGACCGAGCCGGTCGACCGTCTCGATGCCGCCTGGCTTCGCCCCGAGAGCGGCGCGCTGGTCTGGGCCGACCTGCTGCAGCCCGGACCCGACGAGGCGCGTGTCCTCAGGGAGGTCTTCGGCCTCCACGAGCTCGCCGTCGAGGACGCGCTCGAGACCGTCCACCACCCGAAGATCGAGACCTACGACGGCTCGCTGTACATCGTCCTGCACGGCATCGACTTCCGCCCCGAGGCCCACGGCTTCGCGACGCACGACATCGACTTCTTCCTGTCGCCGCGCCTGCTCGTCACCGTGCACGACGGTCGCCGGCGCAGCATCGGGCACGTCTTCGACCTCGCCCTGCGCAATCCCTTCGTGCTGGCCGAGGGCCCCGTCCGCCTCCTCCACCGCATCGTCGACACCCTCGTGGACCACTACCGGCCTGAGATCGACGCGCTCGAGGAGAGGCTCGACGATCTCGAGCAGCGCGTGCTCGAGCGGCCGAACGACACGGTCACTGCCGATATCCTGGAGGCGAAGCGCGACATCACGTCGCTGCGCCGGGTCGTCGTCCCGCAACGCGACATCGTGGGCCGGCTCGCGCGCCGCGAGTTCGACCAGATCGACCAGGAGATGGCCTACCGCTTCCGCGACGTGCACGATCAGCTCGTGCGGATGGCCGACGATGCCATCATCTTCCAGGACCGCGTGACGGGCATCCTCGATGCGCACCTGGCGAGCGTGTCGAACCGTCTCGGGCAGGTGTCGAAGCTCGTGGCCGTCATCGCCACACTCTTCGGCCCGCTGACCGTCATCACCGGGCTCTACGGCATGAACGTCCAGTTGCCCGTGCTGCCGGGTGGGGAGGACGCGCAGTTCTGGTGGGTGTTGCTCCTCATGGCGTCGGCGAGCACGGCCATGTACGGGTGGTTCCGCCGATCGGGATGGCTGTGA
- the mutL gene encoding DNA mismatch repair endonuclease MutL: MGRIARLSPELANQIAAGEVVERPASVVKELAENAIDAGARRIAIEIELGGKRLIRVEDDGAGMSPDDAELALERHATSKILRAEDLAAITTLGFRGEALPSIASVSRLTLRTRERGTIAGVEIRVNGGVTSGIREVGAPEGTLVEVAELFYNLPARRKFLKSDSAESAQVSRLVTQLALGYPEIGFSLVSAGRKVLQAPPAAGLRERFFQIYGDRPDLVELRRQLGGFSVIGFVAALGDQGPVRGPQNVFVNRRVVKDRTIAHAVTAAYAVATIKERSPEVHLFIEIPPERVDVNVHPTKAEVRFLDQSFVHEALRRAVGDALGQGPAPGLQFRLGGEAVPPAGPSNVGLPGVFAGATFGTRWGRERDQDVSAARPDLAASLSGAETWPGAVSAAANERADGGVVAPAQGQVDRQAAIDAVRPMVPLGQFRDTYIIAIDDEGIAIVDQHVAHERVLFEQIGERLAAGRLPSQRLLQPLVLDLSPAEREALAGRAVDLDRLGFEIEDFGGGSVRVSAVPSLVGLEEAAGAVRALAEDLEGFDRGASVDEALRRVAATMACHAAVKANQPLSVEKMTYILQELRRTAYSSVCPHGRPVVLRLSRREIEKNFQRI; encoded by the coding sequence ATGGGACGCATCGCGCGGCTCTCGCCCGAGCTCGCCAACCAGATTGCCGCCGGTGAGGTCGTCGAGCGCCCGGCGTCGGTCGTGAAGGAGCTCGCCGAGAACGCCATCGACGCGGGGGCGCGCCGGATCGCCATCGAGATCGAGCTTGGCGGAAAGCGCCTCATTCGCGTCGAAGACGATGGCGCGGGCATGTCGCCCGACGACGCGGAGCTGGCGCTCGAGCGGCACGCGACGAGCAAGATTCTGCGTGCCGAGGACCTCGCGGCCATCACGACGCTGGGGTTTCGCGGCGAGGCGCTGCCGAGCATCGCGTCGGTGTCGCGCCTGACGCTGCGGACGCGTGAGCGCGGCACGATCGCCGGCGTTGAGATCCGCGTGAACGGCGGCGTCACGTCGGGCATTCGCGAGGTCGGGGCGCCGGAGGGCACGCTCGTCGAAGTCGCCGAGCTCTTCTACAACCTGCCCGCGCGGCGCAAGTTCCTGAAGTCGGACAGCGCCGAGTCGGCGCAGGTCTCGCGGCTCGTGACGCAGCTCGCCCTTGGGTATCCGGAGATTGGCTTCTCGCTCGTGAGCGCGGGACGCAAGGTGCTCCAGGCGCCGCCGGCCGCTGGTTTGCGTGAGCGGTTCTTTCAGATCTACGGCGACCGGCCCGACCTGGTCGAGCTGCGGCGTCAACTGGGTGGGTTCTCCGTCATCGGCTTCGTCGCTGCGCTCGGCGACCAGGGCCCCGTGCGTGGGCCGCAGAACGTCTTCGTCAACCGCCGCGTGGTCAAGGATCGCACCATCGCGCATGCCGTGACGGCGGCCTACGCGGTGGCGACGATCAAGGAGCGCAGCCCGGAGGTGCACCTCTTCATCGAGATTCCGCCCGAGCGCGTCGACGTCAACGTCCACCCCACGAAGGCCGAGGTGCGCTTCCTCGACCAGTCGTTCGTGCACGAGGCGCTGCGGCGGGCCGTTGGCGACGCGCTCGGCCAGGGACCCGCGCCCGGACTGCAGTTCCGCCTCGGCGGCGAGGCCGTGCCGCCGGCCGGGCCGTCGAACGTCGGGCTGCCCGGCGTGTTCGCCGGCGCGACGTTCGGCACGCGGTGGGGCAGAGAGCGTGACCAGGACGTGTCGGCGGCGCGCCCGGATCTCGCGGCGTCGCTGTCTGGCGCCGAGACGTGGCCCGGTGCGGTGTCGGCGGCAGCCAACGAGCGTGCGGATGGCGGCGTCGTGGCGCCGGCACAGGGGCAGGTCGACCGTCAGGCCGCCATCGACGCCGTGCGGCCCATGGTGCCGCTCGGCCAGTTCCGCGACACCTACATCATCGCCATCGACGACGAGGGCATTGCGATTGTCGATCAGCACGTCGCGCACGAGCGGGTGCTGTTCGAGCAGATTGGCGAGCGCCTGGCGGCCGGACGGCTTCCGAGCCAGCGTCTGCTGCAGCCGCTCGTGCTCGATCTCTCGCCGGCAGAGCGCGAGGCGCTTGCGGGACGGGCCGTCGATCTGGATCGGCTTGGGTTCGAAATCGAGGACTTCGGCGGCGGGAGCGTCCGCGTGTCGGCCGTGCCGTCGCTCGTGGGCCTCGAGGAAGCGGCGGGTGCCGTGCGAGCGCTGGCCGAGGATCTCGAGGGCTTCGATCGCGGGGCGAGCGTCGACGAGGCGTTGCGCCGCGTCGCCGCGACGATGGCGTGTCATGCGGCGGTGAAGGCGAACCAGCCGCTGAGCGTCGAGAAGATGACGTACATCCTGCAGGAGCTGCGTCGCACCGCGTACTCGAGCGTGTGTCCGCACGGCCGCCCGGTCGTGCTGCGGCTGTCGCGGCGGGAGATCGAGAAGAACTTCCAGCGGATTTGA
- a CDS encoding methyltransferase domain-containing protein, protein MSHRTRSTIGVATVRRWAKLLPPGGAVLDLGCGHGVPISRTLVDEGFTVSGIDASATLISAFRAQLPGAPAEHGAVEESRFFGRQFDGVIAWGLMFLLTEDAQAKVVHKVAVALEPGGRFLFTAPQQACEWPDSLTGQTSRSLGSDAYRRLVGSAGLMVEDEADDEGQNHYVFVRKPGHGDSAV, encoded by the coding sequence ATGTCGCACCGGACGCGATCGACGATCGGTGTGGCCACCGTGCGGCGCTGGGCCAAGCTCCTTCCGCCCGGTGGCGCTGTTCTCGATCTCGGATGCGGCCATGGGGTGCCGATTTCCAGGACGCTGGTTGACGAGGGCTTCACGGTCTCCGGCATCGACGCCTCAGCCACCTTGATCTCGGCATTCCGAGCCCAGTTGCCAGGTGCGCCAGCGGAGCACGGCGCGGTGGAGGAGTCTCGGTTCTTCGGTCGCCAGTTCGATGGGGTGATCGCCTGGGGCCTCATGTTCCTCCTGACGGAAGATGCCCAGGCGAAGGTCGTTCACAAGGTCGCGGTGGCACTCGAGCCTGGGGGCCGGTTTCTCTTCACGGCGCCGCAGCAGGCGTGTGAGTGGCCCGACAGTCTCACCGGGCAGACGTCCCGCTCGCTTGGCTCGGACGCGTATCGCCGTCTGGTGGGCTCGGCGGGCCTGATGGTCGAAGATGAGGCCGACGATGAAGGACAGAACCACTACGTCTTCGTGCGCAAGCCGGGCCACGGCGACAGTGCGGTCTGA
- a CDS encoding alpha/beta hydrolase, protein MHTVTSRDGTRIAYWRSGAGPPLLLVHGMVADHSTTWRLVLPALEQHFTVYAMDRRGRGGSGDGPAHALQREAEDVAAVVDSIGRSVNVLGHSHGGLCALEGALLTTNLRRLVVYEGVALRGTDVFSRGAADRLQAMLAAGDVEGMLVAFLHEEAHVPREEIDLLRSQADAWAVRLRNAPTVPHEVRATERYRFDPERFRRMRTPTLLLVGEVSPPLELENARTVAEVLPEARVVVLPGQRHLAMYTAPEMFVRELVRLLEA, encoded by the coding sequence ATGCACACCGTGACATCTCGAGACGGCACCCGCATCGCGTACTGGCGCAGCGGAGCAGGGCCGCCACTGCTTCTCGTCCATGGAATGGTGGCAGACCACAGCACCACCTGGCGGCTCGTTCTCCCCGCGCTCGAGCAGCATTTCACCGTCTACGCGATGGACCGGCGCGGGCGCGGAGGCAGCGGTGATGGACCCGCCCACGCGCTGCAGCGCGAGGCCGAGGACGTTGCCGCGGTCGTCGATTCCATCGGGCGGTCCGTGAACGTACTCGGGCATTCGCACGGTGGATTGTGCGCACTCGAGGGTGCCCTGCTCACCACGAACCTGCGCCGGCTCGTCGTCTACGAGGGCGTGGCTCTTCGCGGGACAGATGTGTTCAGCCGCGGAGCCGCCGACCGGCTCCAGGCGATGCTGGCGGCTGGGGATGTCGAGGGCATGCTGGTGGCCTTTCTGCACGAGGAGGCGCATGTGCCTCGGGAGGAGATCGATCTCCTGCGCTCTCAGGCCGACGCCTGGGCGGTGCGGCTGCGGAACGCCCCCACTGTTCCACACGAAGTCCGAGCGACGGAGCGTTACCGCTTCGATCCCGAGCGCTTCCGGCGCATGCGGACGCCGACGCTCCTGCTGGTCGGCGAGGTCAGTCCACCACTGGAATTGGAGAACGCCAGGACGGTCGCCGAGGTGTTGCCGGAGGCGCGGGTGGTCGTGTTGCCCGGTCAGCGGCATCTTGCCATGTACACGGCACCCGAGATGTTCGTGAGGGAGCTCGTGCGGTTGCTGGAGGCATGA